GCCGACTCGATCTTGTTCATGAGCATACCCGCGCCTTCCATCATCGCCATACTAGGATATAATCGCCTTATGACGATGAATAGCACGGATGGATGTCCATCCACAACGAGCGCGGGTCTGGGCGCGGCCGAGGCGCTGTTCCACAGCCTCTCCGACTCCACCCGGCTGGCCATCGTGCGCCGCCTGGCCTCGGGGGAGGCGCGGGTGGCCGACCTGGTGGCCCAGCTGGGGCTGGCCCAGTCCACGGTCTCCAAGCACGTGGCGTGCCTGCGCGACTGCGGCCTGGTCGACGGTCGTCCCGAGGGGCGCCAGGTGTTCTACTCCCTGACCCGGCCCGAACTGCTGGACCTGCTGGCCTCGGCCGAGGTCGTGCTGGCCGCGACCGGGAACGCGGTCGCGCTGTGCCCCAACTATGGAACCGACAGCGAGAACGTGGAGGTGCGCGGTGAGTGACGCGTGCGGCTGCGGTGGCGACGAGCCCCGCACCACCCAAGAGGCCGAAGAGCACGAGCCGGAGACGCTGTGGCAGGTGAGCGAGACCCGCTTCGCCGCCGTCGCTGCGGCGCTGCTGCTGGCCGGTTACGGTGCGGGCTGGGTCGGCGCCGGCGACCTGGTGGGGCTGGTTCTCAAGGCCGCGGCGCTGGTGGTCGCCGCCTGGACGTTCGTTCCTGGCACCGTGCGCCGCCTGGCCAAGGGCAAGATCGGCGTGGGCACGCTGATGACCATCGCCGCCGTCGGCGCCGTGCTGCTGGGCGAGGTGGGCGAGGCCGCGATGCTGGCGGTGCTCTACACCATCGCCGAAGGGCTGGAGGAGTACTCCGTGGCCCGCACCCGGCGCGGCCTGCGCGCCCTGTTGGACCTGGTCCCCGACCAGGCCAGGGTGCTGCGCGACGGAACCGAGCAGAGCATCGATCCGGCCGAACTGGTCGTGGGCGACACGCTGGTGGTGCGCCCCGGGGAGCGCCTGGCCACCGACGGGGTCATCGCCTCCGGGCACACCAGCCTGGACACCTCCGCCATCACCGGCGAGTCCGTCCCCGTCGAGGCAGGACCCGGGAACGAGGTGTTCGCCGGATCCATCAACGGCACCGGCGCCCTGGAGGTCACCGTTACCTCCACCGCGGCCGACAACTCCCTGGCCCGCATCGTGTCCATCGTGGAGGCCGAGCAGTCCCGCAAGGGCGCCGGGCAACGCCTGGCCGACCGTGTCGCCAGGCCGTTGGTGCCCGGGGTGATGGTCGCCGCGGCGCTCATCGCCGTTCTGGGAGCCCTGTTCGGTGATCCGCTGACCTGGATCGAACGCGCCCTGGTCGTGCTGGTGGCCGCCTCACCGTGCGCGCTGGCCATCTCCGTGCCCGTCACCGTGGTCGCCGCGATCGGCGCCGCCTCCAAGCACGGCACCCTGGTCAAGGGCGGAGCCGCCCTGGAGGCCATGGGCCGGGTCCGCACCGTCGCTTTGGACAAGACCGGCACCCTGACCCGCAACCACCCGGCCGCCATCGAAACCGTCCCCGCACCCGGCCACACCGCCGAGCAGGTGCTCGCGGTGGCCGCCGCCCTGGAGGAGCGCAGCGAACACCCCCTGGCCCGCGCCATCCTGGACGCCGCCCCCGCACCCCAGCGCGCTGACGGCGTGGAGGCAGTCACCGGCGCCGGGCTCACCGGCACGTTGCACGGCCGCAGCGTGCGGCTGGGCCGCCCGGGCTGGATCGAGGCCGGGCCTCTGGCGGGGGACGTGGAGCGGATGCAGCACGCCGGGGCCACCGCCGTCCTGGTCGAAGACGGCGGCGCGCTGCTGGGCGCCATCGCGGTCCGCGACGAGCTGCGCCCCGAAGCGGGCGAAGTCGTCACGTCCCTGCGCAGTGCGGGCTACCGGATCGTGATGCTCACCGGGGACAACCGCGCCACCGCCACTGCCCTGGCCGCCCAGGCGGGCATCGACGCGGGCGACGTGCACGCCGACCTGCGCCCCGAAGAAAAGTCCCGCATCGTCGGCCAGCTCCGCGAGCACGGGCCCGTGGCGATGGTGGGTGATGGGGTCAACGACGCCCCGGCGCTGGCCACCGCCGACCTGGGGATCGCGATGGGGGCGATGGGCACCGACGTGGCGATCGAGACCGCTGACGTCGCTTTGATGGGTGAGGACCTGCGCCACCTGCCCCGCGTGTTGGGCCATGCCCGCCGCTCCCGGGCCATCATGTGGCAGAGCGTGGGACTGTCGCTGGCCATCATCATCGGCCTGATGCCCCTGGCGCTGTTCGGGGTCCTCGGGCTGGCCGCGGTGGTGCTGGTGCACGAGGTGGCCGAGGTCGTGGTCATCGGCAACGGCATCCGCGCCGGACGCACCCGCAAGCTGGCTCTGGCCCCCGGTGGCCCCGCCACCGCCGCACCGCGCGAGCGCATGGAGGCGGGGGCGTGAGGCCGACGACACCGGCCGCGCTCGGCGCGCTCTCCCGTTGGGGCGTGCTGGCCGCCGCAGCCGCGCTCACCGCCGCCGATCTGGCCCTGAAGGCCCTGGCCGAACACCAGTTGACCGGCGGGCCCGGACCGCAACTCCTGGGTGTGCTGGAGTTGCGCCCGGCCTACAACCCCGGTGTCGCCTTCAGCCTGGGCGCGGCCCTGCCCGCCTGAGTCATCGTGGCCGTCACCGGGCTCATCACCGCCGCCGTGGCCGCCTACGCCTGGCGCACCGCCCCCACCACCCCCGTCGTGGGCCGTATCGGCCTGGCCGGGGTGCTGGGCGGTGCGCTGGCCAACCTCATCGACCGCGGCCTCGACGGCGTGGCCACCGACTACCTGCACACCGGCTGGTGGCCCACCTTCAACCTCGCCGATGCCTTCATCGTCGGCGGCGCGGTGCTACTCGTGCTCACCGCCGCCCGCCATCCCGCACCGGCGCCCGGCAAGGACCCTGCCCCGTGGACCTGACCACCATCGCCCAGGCCGCCGGCCTGTTCACTGTCACCAACATCGACGACATCGTGGTGCTCGCGCTGTTCTTCGCCCAAGGCGCCGGACACCGCGGCTCCACCGCCCGGATCGTGGCCGGGCAGTACCTGGGCTTCACCGCGATCCTGGCCGCCGCGCTGGCCGCCGCATTCGGCGCGACCTTCCTGCCCGAGCAGGTACGCGCCTACTTCGGACTACTGCCACTGCTGCTGGGCCTGCGCGCCGCCTGGAAACTGTGGCGCGGCGACGACGACGATGACGCCCCAGACAGCAACGGCGGCCCGGCCCTGCTCACCGTCGCCACCGTCACCTTCGCCAACGGCGGCGACAACATCGGCGTCTACGTCCCCGTCTTCGTCACCGAGCGAAGGACGAGGAATACCGCACCTTCGAATAAGTGCACTGCCCCAGTCGGGTGTGCGCGTCCTCACCTCCGGGGCTCCGCACGGCCGTCGCCGCCCTCGTCATCGCCGCGCTGGCCGCCTACACCGGCTGGGAATCCTGGCACGAGGCAGGCGCCGTCGAGTAGCACGGGCCCGGCTCCGCCGGGGTCTGGTCTCACCGTGCCGCGCAGATGCGTCACCGTGGCCCTGAGGCCGATCACGGACGAATCGGCGCACTCGTTCCCGCACGTCACAGCCATTGGCGAGAAAACCGGGGGTATGGCCGCGGCCATGCGATGACCTGGGTATTGTTCGACTCGTGGCCGAGGTGACCAGTGCGCGACGACAGCGGATCCCCATGCGGGTCCTGCTGCTCTCGCTGCTGGTGTTCGCCCATTTCCTCTGCTCGGTCTGCCACGCCGCCGTCGCCATCGCCGATTCCCCGGCTGATGCCGGCGCGGTTCCGGCGGCTGTCCAAACAGCAGAGGCGACGGCCGGCGGCGTGGCGCTGCACAGTTCAGACGAATCAGACGAAGACGGCCGATCCGTCTGCGCCACCGAAGGCGATGTCAGTATCGATCAGCGTCTCACCGCGGCGAAGATGCTCATGCTGCTGGGCCTTGGCGCGGTTCTCGTCGCAGCGCTGTGGCTGGCACCGCCGCGGCCGGGCCCATGGCTCGTCCGCCGTCTCCTCGCCGCGACGCGCAGCGGGCCGCCCCTCCTCCTCTCTCTGTGCATCCAGCGGGTGTAGGCCGAATCCCCTCCCGTGGGCGTCGGCGCTGACGCGCGCGCCCGCATTCGGTCTTCTCCCTGTTCCCAGGCCCGATCACCGTCTTTTCTCCGCGCGCCGAGTGGCTGCCTGCCGTGGTGTCGAGAGGCGCGGATACGGACTTTTCGCGGCCGGCCCGCTCAACCTGGATGTGACATGACCCGAAATCTCGCCATCACCCTTGTCCTGCTCATCGGTGCCGTGGTCTCCCTCGGCATCTTCGCCTACAGCGTCGACCGCGGCGCGGCCGCCCCGGAAGGCGCCTCCAACGCCGCTGCCCCGCCGTCTGCTCCCGCACCGGAGGAGTTGCTGGTGCGCGAGAGCAGCCACTACCTGTCCCGCGCCGAGAACTCGGAGGTGACGGTGGTGGAGTTCCTCGACTTCGAATGCGAGGCCTGCCGAGCCCAGTTCCCCGTCATGGAGAAGCTGCGCGCCGACTACGAGGGTCGGATCAACTTCGTCATCCGCTACTTCCCGCTGCCCGGCCACACCAACTCCGAGACCGCCGCCACCGCCGTGGAGGCCGCGGCCGAGCAGGGCGCGCTGGAAGAGATGTACGTCAAGATGTATGAGACCCAGGCCGAGTGGGGCGAATCCCAGGAGTCCAAGGCCGAGGTGTTCGTCGGCTTCGCCGAGGAACTCGGCCTCGACATCGAGCGGTTCCGCGCCACCATGGAGGACCCCGCCACC
This sequence is a window from Spinactinospora alkalitolerans. Protein-coding genes within it:
- a CDS encoding ArsR/SmtB family transcription factor, which codes for MTMNSTDGCPSTTSAGLGAAEALFHSLSDSTRLAIVRRLASGEARVADLVAQLGLAQSTVSKHVACLRDCGLVDGRPEGRQVFYSLTRPELLDLLASAEVVLAATGNAVALCPNYGTDSENVEVRGE
- a CDS encoding heavy metal translocating P-type ATPase, with translation MSDACGCGGDEPRTTQEAEEHEPETLWQVSETRFAAVAAALLLAGYGAGWVGAGDLVGLVLKAAALVVAAWTFVPGTVRRLAKGKIGVGTLMTIAAVGAVLLGEVGEAAMLAVLYTIAEGLEEYSVARTRRGLRALLDLVPDQARVLRDGTEQSIDPAELVVGDTLVVRPGERLATDGVIASGHTSLDTSAITGESVPVEAGPGNEVFAGSINGTGALEVTVTSTAADNSLARIVSIVEAEQSRKGAGQRLADRVARPLVPGVMVAAALIAVLGALFGDPLTWIERALVVLVAASPCALAISVPVTVVAAIGAASKHGTLVKGGAALEAMGRVRTVALDKTGTLTRNHPAAIETVPAPGHTAEQVLAVAAALEERSEHPLARAILDAAPAPQRADGVEAVTGAGLTGTLHGRSVRLGRPGWIEAGPLAGDVERMQHAGATAVLVEDGGALLGAIAVRDELRPEAGEVVTSLRSAGYRIVMLTGDNRATATALAAQAGIDAGDVHADLRPEEKSRIVGQLREHGPVAMVGDGVNDAPALATADLGIAMGAMGTDVAIETADVALMGEDLRHLPRVLGHARRSRAIMWQSVGLSLAIIIGLMPLALFGVLGLAAVVLVHEVAEVVVIGNGIRAGRTRKLALAPGGPATAAPRERMEAGA
- a CDS encoding signal peptidase II, which produces MAVTGLITAAVAAYAWRTAPTTPVVGRIGLAGVLGGALANLIDRGLDGVATDYLHTGWWPTFNLADAFIVGGAVLLVLTAARHPAPAPGKDPAPWT
- a CDS encoding cadmium resistance transporter, with the protein product MDLTTIAQAAGLFTVTNIDDIVVLALFFAQGAGHRGSTARIVAGQYLGFTAILAAALAAAFGATFLPEQVRAYFGLLPLLLGLRAAWKLWRGDDDDDAPDSNGGPALLTVATVTFANGGDNIGVYVPVFVTERRTRNTAPSNKCTAPVGCARPHLRGSARPSPPSSSPRWPPTPAGNPGTRQAPSSSTGPAPPGSGLTVPRRCVTVALRPITDESAHSFPHVTAIGEKTGGMAAAMR
- a CDS encoding DsbA family protein; translation: MTRNLAITLVLLIGAVVSLGIFAYSVDRGAAAPEGASNAAAPPSAPAPEELLVRESSHYLSRAENSEVTVVEFLDFECEACRAQFPVMEKLRADYEGRINFVIRYFPLPGHTNSETAATAVEAAAEQGALEEMYVKMYETQAEWGESQESKAEVFVGFAEELGLDIERFRATMEDPATLERVRADFDDGVELGIQGTPTIFVNGRQTESMPSYEALSSMIDTELGA